One genomic segment of Candidatus Saccharimonas sp. includes these proteins:
- the tsf gene encoding translation elongation factor Ts: MAVSIEEIKKLKELTGLGLTDAKKALIEAEGDFDKALEALRKKGLTKAEKKGDREAREGLVEAYVHGGRIGVIVEVNCETDFVARTEDFKNFAHQIAMQIAAMAPVYATEADIPAEEIARVKAEAEERVSKEGKPAEIAAKIVDGQVKKYFAEKVLLSQAYIMDDSKTVEQFLKETVAKLGENIVVRQFSRIELGVNE; this comes from the coding sequence ATGGCTGTTTCTATTGAAGAAATTAAGAAACTTAAAGAATTGACAGGTCTTGGCTTGACCGATGCCAAAAAAGCCCTTATTGAAGCTGAAGGTGATTTTGATAAAGCGCTTGAAGCTCTTCGTAAAAAAGGTCTAACAAAAGCTGAGAAAAAAGGTGACCGCGAAGCTCGTGAAGGTTTGGTTGAAGCTTACGTTCACGGTGGTCGAATTGGTGTAATTGTTGAAGTTAACTGTGAAACTGATTTCGTTGCACGAACTGAAGATTTCAAAAACTTTGCACACCAAATTGCTATGCAAATTGCTGCTATGGCGCCAGTTTATGCTACTGAAGCTGATATTCCGGCTGAAGAAATTGCTCGTGTTAAAGCTGAAGCTGAAGAGCGAGTTTCGAAAGAAGGAAAGCCAGCTGAAATTGCTGCTAAAATTGTTGATGGCCAAGTAAAAAAATACTTTGCTGAAAAAGTTCTTCTTTCACAAGCTTACATTATGGATGACAGCAAAACTGTTGAACAATTCTTAAAAGAAACTGTTGCAAAACTTGGTGAAAATATCGTTGTGCGACAATTCTCACGAATTGAACTCGGTGTTAACGAATAA
- a CDS encoding MucBP domain-containing protein produces the protein MFKNKIAVYAFMGAVCAMFLAQPAFADTAKRIDVVATGEIKELTIGSASNRTNTKININVKNGQVINAGDYVDISLNNLFDYGLLNRDIRYKDTIIGKIKSIKAEDNLDGFKRRAIKGHPEAEDIIPEKTVGRNSEYRLIFNEQAKKFTNMDLSIELVDYNYAGWVNHKYNVEQSVKVNDKDIARKTGTINGVDKTSPVVDFSFRIFHASSQDGENLNGAFFDFGLMQSDKNNPKHIKSGDIVKMKLPQSSGIAFDIKLNPKEGAVGTINTQELYANFGDNATSKGVLLKTGINLKYKVIKNSSHELVYQIVEISNDKASYQFLPRLTILDTSEKTVNYNEGKLNPISATTEIYRGDDKYFSLDKPAAGVISGTKMKSYADIKKRGSVIVRYQDENGVSLAPEVLLANKVQVGTDYSAEEKQFEGFEKAELFKNSSPKTGKVEEGVKIVTFVYKKKSIPAPEKPLNLVKEEKKPKENISAPNTGFENNFIKNLLFMGGAALSIISIIVIRKNY, from the coding sequence ATGTTTAAGAACAAAATAGCAGTTTATGCTTTTATGGGTGCTGTTTGTGCTATGTTTTTAGCTCAGCCCGCGTTTGCTGACACAGCAAAGAGAATTGATGTTGTCGCAACGGGTGAGATTAAAGAACTTACCATAGGGTCTGCATCTAATCGTACCAATACTAAAATTAATATAAATGTCAAAAATGGTCAGGTCATTAATGCCGGTGACTATGTTGATATTAGCTTGAATAATCTTTTTGATTATGGACTATTGAATAGGGATATTCGCTATAAAGATACAATTATTGGTAAAATTAAGTCTATTAAGGCTGAAGATAACTTAGACGGTTTCAAGCGAAGAGCTATAAAAGGTCATCCTGAAGCTGAGGATATTATACCAGAGAAAACTGTGGGTAGAAATTCAGAGTATAGGTTAATTTTTAATGAGCAAGCTAAGAAATTTACGAATATGGACCTTTCTATTGAACTTGTTGATTATAATTATGCCGGCTGGGTTAATCATAAATATAATGTTGAGCAATCCGTAAAGGTTAATGATAAAGATATTGCGCGTAAAACCGGCACAATTAATGGGGTTGATAAAACATCGCCAGTAGTCGATTTTAGTTTTAGAATTTTTCATGCTTCTAGCCAAGATGGCGAAAATTTAAATGGCGCTTTCTTTGATTTTGGATTGATGCAGTCCGATAAAAATAATCCTAAACATATTAAATCAGGTGATATTGTTAAGATGAAATTACCACAATCTTCTGGTATTGCATTTGACATAAAATTGAATCCAAAAGAGGGAGCGGTCGGCACTATAAATACTCAAGAGCTATATGCTAATTTTGGTGATAATGCTACTTCAAAAGGAGTCTTGCTTAAAACTGGTATAAACTTAAAATATAAAGTTATAAAAAACTCAAGCCACGAGCTTGTGTACCAGATTGTCGAGATTTCTAATGATAAAGCCTCGTATCAATTCTTACCAAGATTAACTATTTTAGACACTAGCGAAAAAACAGTTAACTATAATGAAGGTAAATTAAATCCAATTTCTGCAACCACAGAAATTTACCGAGGTGATGATAAATATTTTTCTCTAGATAAACCAGCTGCAGGTGTTATAAGTGGTACGAAAATGAAATCTTACGCAGATATTAAAAAGCGTGGATCTGTGATTGTGCGATATCAAGATGAGAACGGTGTGAGCCTTGCTCCTGAAGTTTTATTAGCGAATAAAGTTCAAGTGGGTACAGATTATTCTGCCGAAGAAAAGCAATTCGAAGGATTCGAAAAAGCTGAACTATTTAAAAACTCATCGCCTAAAACTGGAAAAGTTGAAGAAGGTGTAAAGATTGTAACATTTGTTTATAAAAAGAAAAGCATTCCTGCGCCTGAAAAACCTTTGAATCTAGTAAAAGAAGAGAAGAAGCCAAAAGAAAATATTAGTGCACCAAACACAGGTTTTGAAAATAATTTTATTAAAAATTTACTTTTCATGGGCGGTGCTGCACTTTCTATAATTTCTATAATTGTTATTAGAAAAAACTATTAA
- a CDS encoding uracil-DNA glycosylase, producing MKITSWREFIENEAEKPYFKKLWQKVERERISKDIFPAREDIFSCFKECPLKKTKVVIIGQDPYHGEGQAHGMSFSVKKGVRIPPSLQNIYKELQSDLGIEPASDGFLESWAEQGVLLLNTSFSVEKGKPASHANFGWMEFSEHVLDFLNDFEKPLVFILWGAHAQKVGARITNSKHLKIESAHPSPFSARRGFFGSKPFSKVNKFLEQNGETPIDWRVK from the coding sequence ATGAAAATAACTTCTTGGCGAGAATTTATCGAAAATGAAGCCGAAAAGCCATATTTTAAAAAGTTGTGGCAAAAAGTTGAACGTGAACGCATTTCGAAAGATATTTTTCCTGCAAGAGAAGATATTTTTTCTTGTTTTAAAGAATGCCCACTTAAAAAAACTAAGGTTGTGATTATTGGTCAAGATCCTTATCATGGAGAAGGGCAGGCACATGGAATGAGTTTTTCGGTCAAAAAAGGTGTTAGAATTCCGCCAAGTTTGCAAAATATTTATAAAGAACTTCAAAGTGATCTAGGAATTGAGCCGGCCAGCGATGGTTTTTTAGAGTCTTGGGCCGAGCAAGGTGTTTTACTGCTGAATACTTCTTTTAGTGTTGAAAAAGGCAAGCCAGCAAGTCATGCAAATTTTGGCTGGATGGAGTTTTCTGAACATGTTTTAGATTTTTTAAATGATTTCGAAAAGCCGTTAGTTTTTATTTTGTGGGGAGCACATGCACAAAAAGTTGGTGCCCGAATAACTAATTCAAAACACCTTAAAATTGAGAGTGCACACCCTTCGCCATTTTCAGCGCGGCGTGGATTTTTTGGCTCAAAGCCTTTTTCTAAAGTGAATAAATTTTTAGAACAAAATGGTGAAACTCCAATTGATTGGCGTGTAAAATAA
- the serS gene encoding serine--tRNA ligase, with protein sequence MLDIRFIRENAERVQKDALNKGYKNADVQAVISLDDERKALTAQIDELRTRRNQIAASMKNSGGKPSDEQIAEGKKIKEELAELEKTYRELDEKLSNALNGIPNILQADVPIGEEGEDDLVKAWGEELFESRKGAEDHLDFANKKGWVDFERGSKVAGTKFYFLKGDLALLENAIYQFALNKLISKGFNFMTVPHMVNGEVATGTGFAPRSSEQSDEYFIEGEDLSLIATAEMSLTGYHAGEILNEKDLPIFYAGYSPCYRKEAGTYGKHTRGLFRVHQFNKLEMYAYALPEQSVDVHEKILVVEEEIYQELGIPYRVINIASGDLGAPASKKYDIEYWSPVDGSYREITSCSNCTDYQARNLNIRVRRENGELQVVHTLNGTAVSLARCLVAAIENFQDGEDLVLPKVLRPYMNNRERI encoded by the coding sequence ATGTTAGATATTAGATTTATTCGTGAAAATGCTGAGCGTGTGCAAAAAGATGCGTTGAATAAAGGTTATAAAAATGCTGATGTCCAAGCTGTCATTTCGCTCGACGACGAAAGAAAAGCTCTTACGGCTCAAATTGACGAACTTCGAACTCGCCGTAACCAAATTGCGGCCTCAATGAAAAACTCTGGTGGAAAGCCGAGTGATGAACAAATTGCAGAAGGCAAGAAAATCAAAGAAGAGCTTGCCGAGCTTGAAAAAACTTATCGCGAACTTGACGAAAAACTTTCGAATGCTTTAAACGGTATTCCAAATATTCTTCAAGCTGATGTGCCGATTGGTGAGGAAGGCGAAGATGATTTGGTAAAAGCTTGGGGCGAAGAACTTTTCGAAAGTCGTAAAGGTGCTGAAGACCACTTAGATTTTGCAAACAAAAAAGGTTGGGTTGATTTTGAGCGTGGCTCGAAGGTTGCTGGAACGAAATTCTATTTCTTGAAAGGCGATTTGGCGCTTCTTGAAAATGCTATTTATCAGTTCGCTCTGAATAAATTGATTTCGAAAGGCTTTAATTTTATGACCGTTCCGCATATGGTTAATGGTGAAGTTGCCACGGGAACTGGATTTGCACCTCGTTCAAGCGAACAAAGTGATGAATATTTCATTGAAGGTGAGGATTTAAGTTTGATTGCAACTGCTGAAATGTCATTAACTGGTTATCATGCTGGTGAAATTTTGAACGAGAAAGATTTGCCAATTTTTTACGCTGGATATTCTCCTTGCTATCGAAAAGAGGCGGGAACTTACGGTAAGCACACGCGCGGGCTTTTCCGTGTTCATCAGTTCAACAAGCTTGAAATGTATGCCTATGCCTTACCGGAGCAAAGTGTTGATGTCCACGAGAAAATTTTGGTGGTGGAAGAAGAGATTTATCAAGAGCTTGGTATTCCTTATCGCGTGATTAATATCGCGAGTGGCGACTTGGGCGCACCAGCTTCAAAGAAATATGATATTGAATATTGGAGCCCAGTCGATGGTAGTTATCGCGAGATTACGAGCTGCTCAAACTGCACCGACTATCAAGCACGAAATTTGAATATTCGCGTGCGTCGTGAAAATGGTGAATTGCAAGTTGTTCACACTTTGAATGGTACAGCTGTTTCACTTGCGCGATGTTTGGTGGCGGCAATTGAAAATTTTCAAGATGGGGAAGATCTTGTTTTACCAAAAGTTCTTCGACCATATATGAATAATCGCGAACGAATCTAA
- the rpsB gene encoding 30S ribosomal protein S2: protein MSVKVDIKQLLEAGVHFGHKTSRWHPKMAPYIHSKRQDSHIIDLTKTVEGLEKALPAITKAVESGRKVLFVGTKKQVKEAVREAAESVKQPYVVERWVGGMLTNSATVNQQIKKLKTLEKRMDSGELSKRYSKLEVQRYAEEIEALNTKYGGIKDLMGRPGILFVTDSIADANAIREAKTLNIPVVAIVDTNVNPDGIDYVIPANDDAIKGVKLLLDYVIEAIKEAKTDK from the coding sequence ATGTCTGTAAAAGTTGATATCAAGCAATTGCTTGAAGCTGGCGTTCATTTTGGTCACAAAACTTCACGCTGGCACCCAAAAATGGCGCCATATATTCACAGTAAGCGTCAAGATAGCCACATTATTGATCTAACTAAAACTGTTGAAGGTCTTGAAAAAGCTCTTCCAGCTATTACTAAAGCGGTTGAATCTGGCCGAAAAGTTCTTTTTGTTGGAACTAAAAAACAAGTTAAAGAAGCTGTTCGTGAAGCTGCTGAAAGCGTAAAACAGCCATATGTTGTTGAACGATGGGTTGGCGGAATGCTTACAAACTCAGCAACTGTAAACCAACAAATCAAGAAATTAAAAACTCTTGAAAAACGAATGGATAGCGGTGAGCTTTCAAAACGATATTCAAAACTTGAAGTTCAACGATACGCTGAAGAAATCGAAGCTTTAAACACAAAATACGGTGGAATCAAAGATTTGATGGGTCGCCCAGGAATTTTGTTTGTAACTGATTCAATTGCTGACGCAAACGCAATTCGTGAAGCTAAAACTTTGAATATTCCAGTGGTTGCAATTGTTGATACAAATGTAAACCCAGATGGAATTGATTATGTAATTCCAGCAAATGATGACGCTATTAAAGGTGTTAAATTGCTTTTGGACTATGTGATCGAAGCTATCAAAGAAGCTAAAACTGATAAATAA
- a CDS encoding type B 50S ribosomal protein L31 has translation MKKNLHPTEYRPVVFSDEVAGFAFLTRSTADSKETIKWEDGNEYPLVKMHISSASHPFFTGEEKIIDTEGRVDRFKRAQEMAEARKAALANKAKKQAAEKAKKAER, from the coding sequence ATGAAAAAGAATTTACATCCAACCGAATATCGCCCTGTCGTATTTAGCGACGAGGTGGCTGGATTTGCTTTCTTGACTCGCTCAACAGCAGATTCAAAAGAAACAATCAAATGGGAAGACGGCAACGAATACCCACTTGTAAAAATGCACATCTCAAGTGCTTCTCACCCATTCTTTACTGGTGAAGAAAAAATCATCGACACCGAAGGTCGTGTTGATCGCTTCAAACGAGCCCAAGAAATGGCAGAAGCTCGCAAAGCTGCTTTGGCAAATAAAGCCAAAAAACAAGCTGCTGAAAAAGCTAAAAAAGCTGAACGATAA
- the raiA gene encoding ribosome-associated translation inhibitor RaiA, with amino-acid sequence MISQIEITGNKYEIDETTKKYAEKHIGKLDKYLPRHAKKSASARVVISQINGTHDNKYEVEAVINVPDKTLVAKDQSSNVLAAIDIVEAKLDGQIRRYKTEKNPRLGKAGIMAKFKRSLKRG; translated from the coding sequence ATGATCTCACAGATTGAAATTACAGGAAATAAATACGAAATTGACGAAACGACCAAAAAATACGCAGAAAAACACATCGGTAAATTAGATAAATATTTGCCACGACATGCTAAAAAATCAGCTTCAGCTCGCGTGGTGATTTCGCAAATCAATGGCACTCACGATAATAAATATGAAGTTGAGGCGGTTATTAACGTACCAGACAAAACTCTTGTTGCAAAAGACCAAAGTTCAAATGTTTTAGCGGCAATCGATATTGTTGAAGCGAAGCTTGATGGGCAAATTCGCCGTTATAAAACTGAGAAAAATCCACGCCTTGGCAAAGCTGGTATTATGGCGAAATTCAAGCGTTCTCTAAAACGTGGCTAA